In Flavobacterium gelatinilyticum, a genomic segment contains:
- a CDS encoding efflux transporter outer membrane subunit, whose protein sequence is MTNSSNKYILLIMTAALLSACSVTKKYERPAALSTDKLYRDEASADSTTIADMPWQSVFKDEKLNALIQKGLDQNLNLKNAIENIVQARASLRQSKLAYYPTLNLDASVTRNKQSQAGLNFPPGININTLTTTYKLGLSTSWELDIWGKLSSSKRAALASYLATDAAKQAVQTQLISDIANNYFLLLAYDKQLKITQETLESRIKNVETIKDLKEGAIVTGAAVVQSEANQHAAEVLIPDLKQSIRETENTLNILLGQGPGPIDRGELGNQIIPENIAIGMPSQLLQNRPDVRQAEFNFRVAFESTNLAKSYFYPSLTLTASGGFSNLEIKDFFTNSIFYSIIGGLTQPLFNQGQNKMRLTTAQSQQVQAYNNFQQSLLTAGTEVSNALYAYQMAVEKEDSRAKQIEALEKAVDFTQQLLEYSSATNYTDVLTSEQNLLAAQLSGINDNLQKLQAVVNLYRALGGGWK, encoded by the coding sequence ATGACGAATAGTTCAAATAAATATATTCTTCTGATAATGACAGCCGCACTTTTAAGCGCGTGCTCCGTTACCAAAAAATACGAACGCCCAGCTGCACTCTCGACCGACAAGCTGTATCGTGATGAGGCTTCTGCCGATTCTACTACAATTGCCGATATGCCGTGGCAGAGTGTTTTTAAAGATGAAAAACTAAATGCATTAATTCAGAAAGGTTTAGACCAAAATCTTAATTTGAAGAATGCAATAGAAAATATCGTACAGGCAAGAGCTTCTTTGCGTCAGAGTAAATTGGCTTATTACCCAACTTTAAATCTGGATGCAAGTGTAACGCGTAATAAACAATCACAGGCAGGACTTAACTTTCCTCCCGGGATTAATATCAATACCCTTACGACTACCTATAAATTAGGTTTAAGTACATCCTGGGAACTGGATATCTGGGGAAAATTAAGCAGTTCAAAAAGAGCCGCTTTAGCTTCATATTTAGCGACCGATGCTGCTAAACAAGCCGTTCAGACTCAATTGATTTCGGATATTGCCAATAATTATTTCCTGTTGCTGGCGTACGACAAACAATTGAAAATTACACAGGAAACTTTAGAAAGCCGTATTAAAAACGTTGAAACAATTAAAGATTTAAAAGAAGGTGCAATTGTAACCGGAGCGGCTGTGGTTCAGAGTGAAGCGAATCAACATGCTGCAGAAGTTTTGATTCCGGATTTGAAACAAAGTATCCGCGAAACTGAAAACACGCTTAACATTTTGCTTGGACAAGGACCCGGGCCAATTGACAGAGGTGAGCTTGGAAATCAGATTATCCCTGAAAATATAGCGATCGGAATGCCTTCTCAGTTATTGCAGAACCGTCCTGATGTTCGTCAGGCAGAGTTTAATTTCAGAGTTGCTTTTGAATCAACAAATCTGGCAAAAAGTTATTTCTATCCAAGTTTGACGCTTACGGCAAGCGGCGGATTTTCGAATTTAGAAATAAAAGATTTCTTTACAAATTCTATTTTTTATTCGATTATTGGCGGTTTAACGCAGCCTCTTTTCAACCAGGGACAAAATAAAATGCGATTGACAACAGCTCAGTCTCAACAAGTACAAGCATATAACAACTTTCAGCAAAGTTTGTTAACGGCCGGAACTGAAGTTTCGAATGCTTTGTATGCGTACCAAATGGCAGTTGAAAAAGAAGATTCGCGAGCAAAACAAATCGAAGCTCTGGAAAAAGCAGTTGATTTTACACAACAATTATTAGAATACAGTTCGGCTACTAATTATACAGATGTATTAACATCAGAACAAAACCTTTTGGCAGCCCAGTTAAGCGGTATTAATGATAATCTGCAAAAATTACAAGCAGTAGTTAATCTGTACAGAGCTCTGGGAGGCGGCTGGAAATAA
- a CDS encoding MaoC/PaaZ C-terminal domain-containing protein: MYFKSTFFEDYQLDDKRVTLGRTITETDFVVHAGHTGDFFPHHMDEEWCKTQPFGQRIAHGTMVFAIGIGLTASEINPEAFSRGYDKMRFVKPVHIGDTIHSEITISEKGEAKNPEMGTVTEHVEIINQRGEVVLVCDHLLLVKKK; encoded by the coding sequence ATGTATTTTAAATCAACCTTTTTTGAAGATTATCAGCTTGATGATAAAAGAGTTACCTTAGGCAGAACTATAACCGAAACGGATTTTGTAGTTCATGCCGGACATACGGGAGATTTTTTCCCGCATCATATGGACGAAGAATGGTGTAAAACACAGCCATTTGGACAACGTATTGCGCACGGAACTATGGTTTTTGCCATCGGAATCGGCTTAACAGCATCTGAAATCAATCCGGAAGCTTTTTCAAGAGGATACGACAAAATGCGATTTGTAAAACCGGTTCATATTGGCGATACCATTCATTCTGAAATCACAATTTCTGAAAAAGGTGAAGCAAAAAATCCGGAAATGGGAACCGTAACAGAACATGTAGAAATCATTAACCAAAGAGGTGAAGTGGTTTTGGTATGTGATCATCTTCTTCTGGTCAAAAAGAAATAA
- the fucP gene encoding L-fucose:H+ symporter permease — protein MQVTNQTGDQHEVPTEGGKTNYLLPFILITSLFFFWGMAHGLDGILIPHLKKACQLNNRQSTLIDTAIFFAYFIMAIPAGMIIKKIGYKNSIITGLLVFAVGAFLFVPAANSRTYELFLLALFIIGCGLTILETSANPYAAILGPQESSSTRLNLAASFNGLAVTLAPLLGGLFILSGVNHTPEQMNAMSDTVKAAYLLEEASAVKLPYIILGCVLVLLAVVFYFMHLPSMKSHSTETEIKPGFFSVLKFSHLSWAVIAQFFYVGAQVCITSFFVRIAQKEAGLDERTAAYYLSVYGFLFMMGRFSGTFLLKFVKDYILLSIYCIISIFLCLVAIYGTGIYIIYALGGIGFFMSIMFPTIFSLGIVGLKSNTETGSSWLVMSIVGGAILPYAMGTLIDMKHDDIQAGYIIPLACFVIVLSFGLYGHKVKNLK, from the coding sequence ATGCAAGTAACAAACCAAACCGGCGATCAGCACGAAGTGCCAACAGAAGGAGGAAAAACCAACTACCTTCTTCCATTTATTTTAATTACCAGCTTATTTTTCTTTTGGGGAATGGCGCATGGTTTAGACGGTATTTTAATACCTCATTTAAAAAAGGCGTGTCAGCTTAACAACAGACAATCAACGTTAATCGACACTGCTATCTTTTTTGCTTATTTTATAATGGCAATTCCTGCAGGAATGATTATAAAAAAGATAGGATATAAAAACAGCATTATTACAGGCTTATTAGTATTTGCTGTAGGAGCTTTTTTATTCGTTCCGGCAGCAAATAGTCGAACTTATGAACTTTTTTTACTTGCTTTATTTATTATTGGCTGCGGATTAACAATTCTTGAAACAAGTGCCAATCCTTATGCCGCTATACTTGGTCCTCAGGAATCTTCTTCTACCAGATTGAATCTTGCAGCTTCTTTTAATGGCTTAGCGGTAACTTTAGCTCCATTATTGGGTGGACTTTTTATACTATCGGGAGTTAACCATACTCCTGAACAAATGAACGCAATGTCTGATACAGTAAAAGCTGCTTACTTATTAGAGGAAGCATCAGCTGTAAAACTTCCATATATAATTCTGGGATGTGTATTGGTTCTTTTAGCTGTTGTGTTTTATTTTATGCACTTGCCATCTATGAAATCTCACTCAACAGAAACCGAAATTAAACCTGGATTTTTTTCTGTTTTAAAATTTTCACACTTAAGCTGGGCAGTTATAGCACAATTCTTTTATGTGGGAGCACAAGTCTGTATAACTAGTTTTTTTGTACGAATAGCACAAAAAGAAGCTGGATTGGATGAAAGAACAGCAGCATATTACCTTAGTGTTTATGGCTTCTTATTTATGATGGGTCGTTTTAGCGGAACATTTCTTCTAAAATTCGTTAAAGATTATATTTTACTTTCTATCTATTGCATAATTAGTATTTTTCTTTGTTTGGTTGCAATTTATGGAACCGGAATCTATATTATTTATGCTTTAGGAGGAATTGGTTTCTTTATGTCAATTATGTTCCCAACTATCTTCTCTTTAGGTATTGTAGGTTTAAAATCGAATACTGAAACGGGCTCTTCCTGGCTGGTTATGTCAATTGTGGGAGGTGCCATTCTTCCTTACGCTATGGGAACTTTAATTGATATGAAACACGATGATATTCAGGCCGGATATATTATTCCGCTTGCCTGTTTTGTGATTGTCTTATCGTTTGGTTTATACGGACATAAGGTGAAAAATTTAAAGTGA
- a CDS encoding Gfo/Idh/MocA family protein: MNIPYKPLLPQTDQPIVIIGASGIVKDAHLPAYKMAGFTVFGITNRTISKAHDLAKEFDIKHVFENVAEAVKNAPSNTVYDITVLPDQYIEILEQLPDGAAVLIQKPMGNDLAQAKEIVAVCERKNLVAAINFQLRFSPFVSAARYLINEGLIGDLYDLEFKVTVNTPWELFPLIKEHPRLEILFHSVHYIDCIRSFLGNPKGVMAKTAKHPLKKLSSSRSTIILDYGEDKHVVINTNHDHHFGPNHEESYIKWEGTKGAIKAKMGLLMNYPDGLPDIFEYAVENEAGQYEWKKVQLEGSWFPEAFIGTMSNLMRFKEGSDSKLLASVQDVLDTMKVVEACYISSNGGGISLEKL, encoded by the coding sequence ATGAATATTCCATATAAACCTTTACTACCTCAAACAGATCAGCCGATTGTGATTATCGGCGCCAGCGGTATTGTAAAAGATGCACATCTTCCGGCTTATAAAATGGCTGGATTTACGGTTTTTGGCATTACCAACAGAACGATTTCAAAAGCACATGATTTAGCCAAAGAATTTGACATTAAACATGTTTTTGAAAATGTTGCCGAAGCTGTTAAAAACGCACCGTCAAATACTGTTTATGATATTACGGTTCTTCCTGATCAATATATCGAGATTTTAGAACAGCTTCCTGATGGCGCTGCCGTTCTGATTCAGAAACCAATGGGAAATGATCTGGCACAGGCGAAAGAAATTGTGGCGGTATGTGAAAGGAAAAATCTCGTAGCGGCAATCAATTTTCAGCTTCGTTTTTCACCATTTGTAAGCGCAGCGCGATATCTTATCAATGAGGGTTTAATTGGCGATTTATACGATTTAGAATTTAAAGTAACTGTAAATACGCCTTGGGAATTGTTCCCGTTGATTAAGGAACATCCAAGATTGGAAATTCTTTTTCATAGTGTTCACTATATCGATTGCATCAGATCGTTTTTAGGAAATCCAAAAGGGGTAATGGCAAAAACGGCTAAACATCCGCTTAAAAAATTATCATCAAGCCGATCTACAATCATCTTGGATTATGGTGAAGACAAACATGTTGTAATCAACACCAATCACGATCACCACTTTGGTCCGAACCACGAAGAAAGTTACATTAAATGGGAAGGAACAAAAGGTGCCATAAAAGCTAAAATGGGATTGTTAATGAATTATCCTGACGGTCTGCCTGACATTTTTGAATATGCCGTAGAAAACGAAGCCGGACAATACGAATGGAAAAAAGTTCAGTTAGAAGGTTCCTGGTTCCCGGAAGCTTTCATTGGAACAATGTCAAATTTAATGCGCTTTAAAGAAGGTTCTGATTCTAAATTATTAGCAAGTGTTCAGGACGTTTTAGACACCATGAAAGTAGTTGAAGCCTGCTACATCAGCAGTAACGGCGGCGGAATATCACTGGAAAAATTATAA
- a CDS encoding efflux RND transporter permease subunit codes for MFKKFIQRPVLSTVISVIIVILGVLGLIELPISQYPDIAPPTVNVAASYTGANADVVLKSIVIPLEEQINGVENMTYMTSTATNDGNASIKIFFKVGTNPDLAAVNVQNRVSRATSLLPVEVTQAGVTVTKSQSSNLLIFSLYSDDKAYDQTFLQNYAKINLVPQIQRVVGVGDVTVFGAKDYSMRIWLKPDVMQQYKLIPSDISAALAEQNIEAAPGKFGENGNQAFQYVIKYKGRLTSAQEFENIVIKSVGNGQMLRLKDVAKVELGSLSYASTIKTNGVESAAMAISQTPGSNARDVINNSKKLIEEAAKNFPKGVKYTTMVDVNDNLDASIEKVIHTLIEAFILVFIVVFIFLQDFRSTLIPAIAVPVAIVGTFFFLNLFGFTINLLTLFAMVLAIGIVVDDAIVVVEAVHAKLDHGYKSAKKATIDAMDEISGAIISITLVMAAVFIPVTFITGSTGVFYKQFGITLAVAIILSAVNALTLSPALCALLLKPHADDHKHKSYLQRFYTAFNVAFDRVTQKYKRSVSFLSVKKWIPIASIVIAGLALFYMMKTTPSAFVPSEDQGTVFANISLPPSASMERSDIIAKRVDSIAKTIPGVKNTLRIVGQNFTAGAGSAYSMVIVKLKPWDQRDLSVDDVIGQLFAKTSGIREANIFFISPPTIQGFGQSGGFEFQLQDKGGHTTAEFFKVNNEFLAKLSERPEIQYATTPFNPGFPQYMMDINLAKAKDAGVSVNTILSTMQGYYGGLYASNFNKFGKQYRVMIQASPEFRTNTQGLNKIFVRNSAGTMAPITEFVKMTRVFGPESISRFNLFTSIAITGAPKPGFSSGDAIKAIQEVAAENLPAGYGYEFSGLTREELASGSETIFIFILCLVFVYFLLSAQYESYILPFAVLFSIPFGLAGAYLFSIIFKLNSNIYLQISLIMLIGLLAKNGILIVEFALDRRKKGLPIVQAAIEGAVARLRPILMTSFAFILGLVPLMFATGAGAVGNKSIGTGAVGGMLIGTILGVFVIPVLFIIFQSLQEKISGPAKDGYDDDDDEEEIQLLEAHKE; via the coding sequence ATGTTTAAAAAATTTATACAACGACCAGTACTCTCGACTGTAATATCTGTTATTATAGTCATATTAGGTGTTTTAGGCCTAATTGAGTTACCGATTTCTCAATATCCGGATATTGCACCGCCAACCGTAAACGTGGCAGCAAGTTATACAGGAGCCAATGCCGATGTGGTATTAAAAAGTATTGTAATTCCGCTGGAAGAGCAGATCAATGGTGTAGAGAATATGACCTACATGACTTCTACAGCAACCAATGACGGAAATGCATCGATCAAAATTTTCTTTAAAGTAGGAACCAATCCTGACTTAGCAGCGGTAAACGTTCAGAACAGGGTTTCTAGAGCAACAAGTTTATTACCTGTAGAGGTAACTCAGGCGGGGGTTACGGTAACCAAAAGCCAGAGTAGTAACTTATTGATTTTCTCTTTATACAGTGATGATAAAGCGTACGATCAGACGTTTTTACAGAATTATGCAAAAATTAACCTTGTACCACAAATCCAGCGTGTTGTTGGGGTAGGAGATGTAACCGTTTTTGGTGCCAAAGATTACTCGATGAGAATCTGGCTGAAACCGGATGTAATGCAGCAATACAAACTGATTCCGAGTGATATTTCGGCTGCCCTTGCAGAGCAGAATATTGAGGCGGCACCGGGTAAATTTGGTGAAAACGGAAATCAGGCTTTTCAATATGTAATTAAATATAAAGGGCGTTTAACAAGCGCTCAGGAATTTGAAAATATCGTTATCAAATCTGTTGGAAACGGGCAGATGCTTCGTCTTAAAGATGTTGCTAAAGTTGAGTTAGGATCTTTAAGCTATGCTTCAACGATTAAAACAAACGGTGTAGAATCGGCAGCGATGGCCATCAGCCAGACTCCGGGATCGAATGCACGTGACGTAATCAACAACTCTAAAAAACTGATTGAAGAAGCAGCAAAGAATTTCCCGAAAGGGGTTAAGTATACCACAATGGTAGACGTTAACGACAACCTTGATGCCTCAATTGAAAAGGTAATCCATACTTTGATCGAAGCTTTTATTCTGGTTTTTATCGTAGTATTTATTTTCCTTCAGGATTTCAGATCGACTTTAATTCCGGCTATTGCAGTTCCGGTGGCGATTGTGGGTACTTTCTTTTTCCTGAATTTATTCGGATTTACGATTAACTTACTTACGCTGTTTGCGATGGTACTGGCAATTGGTATTGTGGTCGATGATGCGATTGTGGTCGTGGAGGCCGTTCACGCCAAATTAGACCACGGCTATAAATCGGCTAAAAAAGCAACAATCGATGCGATGGACGAAATTTCCGGAGCGATTATTTCGATTACACTGGTAATGGCGGCGGTATTTATTCCGGTAACCTTTATCACAGGATCAACAGGGGTTTTCTACAAACAGTTTGGTATTACACTGGCTGTTGCGATTATTCTTTCGGCAGTTAACGCTTTGACTTTGAGTCCTGCTTTGTGTGCGCTTTTACTGAAACCACACGCAGACGATCATAAACATAAAAGTTATTTGCAGCGTTTTTATACCGCGTTTAACGTTGCTTTTGACAGAGTAACCCAAAAATACAAACGTTCGGTTAGTTTCCTTTCGGTTAAAAAATGGATTCCAATTGCCTCAATTGTTATTGCAGGTCTGGCTTTATTTTATATGATGAAAACTACGCCGTCTGCCTTCGTACCATCTGAGGATCAGGGAACCGTTTTCGCAAACATCAGTTTACCGCCATCTGCTTCGATGGAACGTTCTGATATTATTGCCAAAAGAGTAGACAGTATTGCCAAAACCATTCCGGGAGTTAAAAATACCCTTCGTATTGTAGGACAAAACTTTACAGCCGGAGCGGGTAGTGCTTATAGTATGGTTATCGTAAAATTAAAACCTTGGGATCAACGTGATTTAAGTGTTGATGATGTAATTGGACAGCTTTTTGCTAAAACCAGCGGTATTCGCGAAGCCAATATTTTCTTTATTTCGCCTCCAACTATCCAAGGTTTTGGACAAAGCGGGGGGTTTGAATTCCAGTTACAGGATAAAGGAGGACATACAACAGCTGAGTTCTTTAAAGTAAATAACGAATTTCTGGCTAAATTATCTGAACGTCCTGAAATTCAATATGCAACAACACCATTTAACCCTGGTTTCCCGCAGTATATGATGGATATTAATTTGGCAAAAGCCAAAGATGCAGGAGTTTCGGTAAACACGATTTTATCGACTATGCAGGGGTATTATGGCGGATTGTACGCTTCGAACTTCAATAAATTCGGTAAGCAATACCGTGTTATGATTCAGGCTTCACCGGAATTTAGAACCAATACACAGGGATTAAATAAAATCTTTGTTCGTAACAGTGCAGGAACTATGGCACCAATTACGGAGTTTGTAAAAATGACCAGAGTATTTGGACCGGAATCAATTTCAAGATTTAACTTGTTTACTTCTATTGCAATTACCGGAGCACCAAAACCGGGATTTAGTTCAGGAGATGCTATTAAAGCTATTCAGGAAGTAGCGGCAGAAAATCTTCCTGCGGGTTATGGTTATGAGTTTTCGGGTTTAACGCGTGAGGAATTGGCATCAGGAAGTGAAACGATATTCATTTTTATCCTGTGTCTCGTATTCGTTTATTTCTTATTAAGTGCGCAGTACGAAAGTTATATTTTACCATTTGCAGTATTATTCTCGATTCCGTTTGGATTAGCGGGAGCGTATTTGTTCTCGATTATATTCAAATTGAACAGTAATATTTACCTGCAGATTTCCTTAATCATGCTTATCGGACTTCTGGCGAAGAATGGTATTTTGATTGTCGAATTTGCCCTTGACAGAAGAAAGAAAGGTCTGCCTATTGTTCAGGCTGCAATTGAAGGAGCTGTAGCACGTTTGCGTCCTATTTTGATGACTTCGTTCGCTTTTATTTTAGGATTGGTTCCATTAATGTTTGCGACAGGAGCCGGAGCGGTTGGTAATAAATCGATTGGTACAGGAGCCGTAGGAGGAATGTTGATTGGAACTATTTTAGGGGTATTTGTTATTCCGGTTCTGTTTATCATTTTCCAGAGTTTACAGGAAAAAATAAGCGGTCCTGCAAAAGACGGCTACGATGACGACGATGATGAAGAGGAAATACAGTTACTAGAAGCTCACAAAGAGTAA
- a CDS encoding extracellular solute-binding protein: MEKFRIAVRKFSPFESTLQKLWDAFCLKNNIQIKVEMIPLELHDLYEETISKEGLKNGNWDIAHLNTDWIFDAANEKAVLDLTSFINQNTPQDYPQGWHKSLLHLQQINGGTYGLPFHDGPECLIYRKDLFENQTEKENFRKQFGYELFPPKNWEQFTQIATYFNRPANNLYGCVFANYPDGHNMVFDFCLQLWTRGGSLLDSQNQININHTAAEKALDYYRTIVNTAIAVHPGCKNFGSVEAGMAFAEGQAAMAINWFGFASMCEVIDESKVKGKVDITELPHDPDHKTASLNVYWLYTIGTGSKNQQLAYDFLRFATTAESDKLLTTEGGIGCRKSTWKDAEINAVIPYYHKLEMLHENALTLPQTPIWPKVTELIDQMVLKAIETDIPSKTLLEETQNAIQKII; the protein is encoded by the coding sequence ATGGAAAAATTCAGAATCGCCGTTAGAAAATTTTCTCCTTTCGAAAGCACGCTGCAAAAGCTGTGGGATGCATTTTGTCTGAAAAACAATATTCAGATCAAAGTCGAAATGATTCCATTAGAACTGCACGATCTTTATGAAGAAACCATTTCGAAAGAAGGTTTAAAAAACGGAAACTGGGACATTGCGCATCTTAATACCGACTGGATTTTTGATGCTGCAAATGAAAAAGCGGTTTTGGATTTAACCTCATTTATCAATCAAAATACACCTCAGGATTATCCTCAGGGCTGGCATAAGTCATTACTGCATTTACAGCAGATTAACGGCGGTACGTACGGACTTCCTTTTCACGACGGACCGGAATGTCTGATTTACAGAAAAGATTTATTTGAAAATCAGACCGAAAAAGAAAATTTCAGGAAACAATTTGGTTACGAATTGTTCCCTCCAAAAAACTGGGAGCAATTCACCCAAATTGCGACATATTTTAACCGTCCGGCCAATAACTTATACGGATGTGTTTTTGCCAATTATCCTGACGGACATAATATGGTTTTTGATTTCTGCCTGCAGTTATGGACACGGGGCGGGTCGCTTTTAGATTCTCAAAATCAAATTAATATCAATCATACAGCTGCTGAAAAAGCTTTAGATTATTACCGAACGATTGTAAACACTGCAATTGCGGTTCATCCGGGTTGTAAGAATTTTGGTTCTGTAGAGGCTGGTATGGCTTTCGCCGAAGGACAGGCTGCAATGGCAATTAACTGGTTTGGATTTGCTTCGATGTGTGAGGTAATCGACGAATCGAAAGTGAAAGGAAAAGTAGATATTACAGAACTTCCTCACGATCCTGACCATAAAACGGCTTCGTTGAATGTGTACTGGCTTTACACCATCGGGACTGGAAGTAAAAATCAGCAGTTAGCCTACGATTTCCTTCGATTTGCGACAACCGCCGAAAGCGATAAATTATTGACAACAGAGGGCGGCATTGGGTGCCGAAAATCAACCTGGAAAGATGCTGAAATCAACGCTGTGATTCCATATTATCATAAACTGGAAATGCTGCACGAAAATGCGCTGACATTACCGCAAACCCCAATCTGGCCAAAAGTTACAGAACTTATCGATCAGATGGTTTTAAAAGCTATTGAAACGGATATTCCGTCGAAAACGCTTTTAGAAGAAACACAAAATGCTATTCAAAAAATTATTTAG
- a CDS encoding efflux RND transporter periplasmic adaptor subunit: MNKQSFLSILAASLIIASCGKNDKSAQAGGAPQIKEYKTVTLQTKSATLNSDFPASIQGQQNIDIRPRVEGYIEKIFVDEGAVVKAGQPLFKISAPEYEQQVRTATASIKSAQADLSAAKLAVNKVKPLVEKGIISKYDLESAQYTYESAVASLAQANAALVNAKTNLGYTTVTSPVNGVVGSIPFRLGSLVSSNTADALTTVSSIGNVYAYFAMNEKMLLNFTQNNNTGASLTQKIKSLPAVSLLLSDGSAYDEKGHIETVNGLINTETGSVNVRARFPNPKGIIRSGSSTTVRIPNEVKDAIIVPQSATFELQDKIFAVVLGKDGKTKNASIKVLDNSAGNYYVVTSGLQAGDEIVLEGVASLKEGTEIKAQNQKPETVYADLK; the protein is encoded by the coding sequence ATGAATAAGCAATCATTTTTAAGCATCCTTGCAGCATCACTTATTATCGCTTCGTGCGGTAAAAATGATAAATCGGCTCAGGCCGGAGGTGCACCGCAGATTAAAGAATACAAGACTGTAACTTTACAGACAAAATCGGCTACTTTAAACAGCGATTTTCCGGCTAGTATCCAGGGACAGCAAAATATAGATATCCGCCCAAGGGTTGAGGGTTACATCGAAAAAATTTTTGTAGATGAAGGTGCGGTTGTAAAAGCCGGACAGCCTTTATTTAAAATTAGTGCTCCTGAATATGAGCAGCAGGTTCGTACCGCCACGGCAAGCATTAAAAGTGCTCAGGCTGATTTAAGCGCGGCAAAACTGGCTGTTAATAAAGTAAAACCATTGGTCGAGAAAGGAATCATTAGTAAGTATGATTTAGAATCGGCACAATATACTTATGAGTCAGCTGTGGCATCTTTAGCTCAGGCAAATGCAGCTTTGGTAAATGCGAAAACCAATTTAGGATATACAACCGTTACAAGTCCTGTAAATGGCGTTGTGGGGTCGATTCCTTTTCGTTTAGGAAGTCTTGTAAGTTCAAATACAGCAGATGCCTTAACGACTGTTTCTAGTATTGGAAACGTATATGCATACTTCGCGATGAACGAAAAAATGCTTTTAAACTTCACTCAAAACAACAACACAGGTGCTTCTTTAACTCAGAAAATCAAAAGTTTACCGGCAGTTTCTTTATTGCTTTCAGATGGTTCTGCTTATGATGAAAAAGGACACATCGAAACTGTAAATGGATTAATTAATACAGAAACCGGTTCTGTAAATGTGAGAGCACGTTTCCCAAACCCAAAAGGAATCATCAGAAGCGGCAGCAGCACAACAGTTCGTATTCCTAATGAAGTGAAAGATGCCATTATCGTGCCTCAAAGTGCCACATTTGAACTTCAGGATAAGATTTTCGCAGTAGTTTTAGGCAAAGACGGAAAAACCAAAAATGCCAGTATTAAAGTACTAGACAATTCAGCAGGAAATTATTATGTAGTAACAAGCGGTTTACAGGCTGGAGATGAAATTGTATTAGAAGGGGTGGCCTCTTTAAAAGAAGGAACTGAAATTAAAGCTCAAAATCAAAAACCGGAGACGGTTTATGCTGACTTAAAATAA